The following nucleotide sequence is from Candidatus Deferrimicrobiaceae bacterium.
GACGCTCATCCGCGTCGATCTCAACGTCCCCCTGGACAAGGCGGGGAACATCACCGACGACACGAGGATCAAGGCGATCCTCCCCACGATCCGCCTGTCCATGGAAAAAGGGGCGAAGACGATCCTTCTGTCCCACCTGGGGCGCCCCAAAGGGAAGGTGGTCCCCGAGATGAGCCTCTCCCCCGTGGCGAAGCGCCTCGCCTCCCTCCTCGGGAGGGAGGTTTCCTTCGTGCCCGACTGCGTCGGGGAGGCAGCGCAAAAAGCCGTGGCCTCGATGAAACCGGGCGACGTCCTCCTTCTGGAGAACGTGCGGTTTTTCCCCGGCGAGGAGAAAAACGACGAAGCCTTCGGGAAGCAGCTCGCGGCCCTGTGCGACGCATACGTGAACGACGCGTTCGCGACCGCCCATCGGGGGCACTCGTCGAACGTGGCCGTCACCCGGTTCGTCCGGGAGAAAGCCGCCGGGCTGCTCATGAAGAACGAGATCGCCTATTTCGAGAAGGCCCTCGTCTCCCCCGCACGCCCGCTGGCGGCGGTCTTCGGCGGGGCCAAGATCTCCGGGAAGATCGAGGCGATCCACAACGTCCTCGGGAAGGTGGACAAGATCCTCATCGGCGGGGCCATGGCGAACACCTTCTTCGCCGCCCTGGGGTACGAGGTGGGCAATTCCCTCTACGAGGCGGAAATGGTCCAGACCGCGGGCAAGGTGATCGCGACCGCCACCGCCCGCAAGCTCAAGTTCTATCTCCCCGTCGACGTCGTGGTCGCCGACCGGCTCGACGCGTCGGCGGCCTCGAAGACCGTCCCCGCCCAGGAGATCCCCGTCGGGTGGACCGCAGCGGACATCGGGCCGGCCACATCGCTCCTCTTCAAGGAGGCGCTGCAGGACGCCAAGACCATCGTCTGGAACGGGCCGCTCGGGGCGTTCGAGATCGGTCCGTTCTCCAACGGAACCTACTCGATGATGCGGGCCCTGGCGGAGAGCGACGCCATCACCATCGTCGGCGGCGGGGACACCGACACGGCGCTGCACAAGGCGGGCCTGTTTTCGAGGATGTCCTACGTATCGACCGGCGGCGGGGCGTTCCTCGAACTCCTGGAAGGGAAACGGCTCCCCGGCATCACCGCGCTCGAGGAGGGGTAGAACGGGGGCTCAGTACTCAGCTCCAGTACCCCCGCTTTTTGTGCTCCTCGATCTCCTCCTCGATCATGCGGAGGTGGCGGCGCTCCTCCTCGAGGAGTTTCCGGTACATCTCCTGTCCCCTCTCGTCGTTGGCCTCCTCGAGGAACCTCGTGTAGAACTCGATCCCGACTTTCTCGTGCTTGCGGGCCTCGAGCAGGTTTCGGTTGAACCGCATCAGCTCGGACGCGCCGACATAATCCACTCCGTACTGCCCCTTCCTCTCGCCGGGATCCTTCCGCTCCACCCCCCGTAGCCTTCGAAGAAACGATCTCATC
It contains:
- a CDS encoding phosphoglycerate kinase, whose protein sequence is MRVRTIDQLDLSGKRTLIRVDLNVPLDKAGNITDDTRIKAILPTIRLSMEKGAKTILLSHLGRPKGKVVPEMSLSPVAKRLASLLGREVSFVPDCVGEAAQKAVASMKPGDVLLLENVRFFPGEEKNDEAFGKQLAALCDAYVNDAFATAHRGHSSNVAVTRFVREKAAGLLMKNEIAYFEKALVSPARPLAAVFGGAKISGKIEAIHNVLGKVDKILIGGAMANTFFAALGYEVGNSLYEAEMVQTAGKVIATATARKLKFYLPVDVVVADRLDASAASKTVPAQEIPVGWTAADIGPATSLLFKEALQDAKTIVWNGPLGAFEIGPFSNGTYSMMRALAESDAITIVGGGDTDTALHKAGLFSRMSYVSTGGGAFLELLEGKRLPGITALEEG